Proteins encoded by one window of Mesorhizobium sp. INR15:
- a CDS encoding ABC transporter permease, translating to MLSFVIRRLGTMALTMLCLTMVVFFLINLEPNLKKLAISQTEMHTSAEQLEGWLVNHGYRQNFFVRYGQWLGVMPKQPVTDPATGKPAQRFSFCNDPLVPTFSGVFEGDFGCSTKFKATVASKLFPALGATGLLMFWVLVVMVPISLLIGILAGMREGSRTDRVLSVASIASTATPEYVSGVIFTVIFASWLGWLNGSAASASQGITFYNFTLPVMTLAIYGIGYIARMTRASMVEVMTQQYIRTARLKGLSFGNVVVKHALRNALIAPFTVIMLQFPWLLTGVVIVEVMFRYQGFGYTLVEAAGNNDIDLLLGCSLVSVFIVLITQLISDVGYAFLNPRIRVQ from the coding sequence ATGCTTTCTTTCGTTATCAGGCGTCTTGGCACCATGGCATTGACGATGCTGTGTCTGACGATGGTCGTCTTCTTCCTGATCAATCTTGAGCCGAACCTGAAGAAACTGGCGATCAGCCAGACCGAGATGCATACGTCCGCCGAGCAGCTCGAGGGCTGGCTGGTCAATCACGGCTATCGGCAGAACTTCTTCGTCCGCTACGGCCAGTGGCTGGGTGTCATGCCCAAGCAGCCGGTGACCGACCCGGCGACCGGCAAGCCGGCGCAACGTTTCTCTTTCTGCAATGATCCGCTCGTGCCGACATTCTCCGGAGTTTTCGAGGGCGATTTCGGCTGCTCGACCAAGTTCAAGGCAACGGTAGCCTCAAAACTGTTCCCGGCGCTTGGCGCCACCGGCCTGCTGATGTTCTGGGTGCTGGTGGTGATGGTGCCGATCTCGCTGTTGATCGGCATCCTGGCCGGTATGCGCGAAGGGTCGCGCACCGACCGCGTGCTGTCGGTCGCTTCGATCGCCTCGACGGCGACGCCCGAATATGTGTCGGGCGTCATTTTCACCGTCATCTTCGCCTCGTGGCTTGGCTGGCTGAACGGCTCGGCGGCCTCGGCCAGCCAGGGCATCACGTTCTACAATTTCACGCTGCCGGTCATGACGCTGGCAATCTACGGCATCGGCTACATTGCCCGCATGACGCGTGCGTCGATGGTCGAAGTGATGACGCAGCAATATATCCGCACCGCCCGGCTGAAAGGCCTCTCCTTCGGCAACGTCGTGGTGAAACACGCGCTGCGCAACGCGCTGATCGCGCCTTTCACCGTCATCATGCTGCAGTTTCCCTGGCTGCTCACCGGTGTCGTCATTGTCGAGGTCATGTTCCGCTACCAGGGCTTCGGCTACACGCTGGTCGAAGCTGCTGGGAACAATGATATCGATCTGCTTCTCGGCTGCTCGCTGGTCTCGGTGTTCATCGTCCTGATCACGCAGCTTATTTCCGATGTCGGCTACGCGTTTCTCAATCCGCGTATCAGAGTCCAGTAG